A window of the Acidobacteriota bacterium genome harbors these coding sequences:
- a CDS encoding ABC transporter permease, with translation MRMLVNMLVKELIQLRRDPKTLAVLFIAPIVQLTLLSYAATTDIRQIALAVCDLDRSSASRQLLRHFDSSTYFRRVASVSSQNQLDPLLASGKARVGITVPAGFSAERIAGRTGNVQVVADGSDPMVGTLGLAYAQGILMTSAEASGAGTPLELLPTVLFNPDLISRYFMVPGVLALLLVVMTMMLSSMAIVRETELGTMEQLLVTPLTPSAVITGKLVPYALVGVVEFLSALAVVLFWFEVPLRGSFWTLCLLTAPFIVCCLGLGLLVSTLSRTQQQAMMISAFVFMMPQIYLSGFVFPIQNMPQAFQWATYAIPLRYYVTILRGVFLKGAGLDVLWPSGLALLVLAVVIITFARLRYRVHLD, from the coding sequence ATGCGAATGCTCGTCAATATGCTGGTCAAGGAGCTCATCCAGCTGCGGCGGGACCCCAAGACCCTGGCGGTGCTGTTCATCGCGCCGATCGTTCAGCTGACCCTCCTCTCCTACGCCGCCACCACCGACATTCGACAGATTGCGCTGGCGGTGTGCGACCTAGACCGATCATCGGCAAGCCGTCAACTCCTCCGACACTTCGACTCCTCAACATATTTCAGGCGTGTCGCCTCGGTGAGTTCTCAAAATCAGCTGGATCCGCTCTTGGCCAGCGGAAAGGCGCGGGTCGGCATCACCGTTCCGGCCGGATTTTCGGCCGAGCGCATCGCGGGTCGCACCGGCAATGTACAGGTGGTCGCCGACGGGTCAGACCCAATGGTCGGCACCCTCGGACTTGCCTACGCCCAAGGCATCCTGATGACGTCAGCCGAGGCGTCAGGTGCGGGCACACCGCTCGAGCTTCTGCCCACGGTTCTGTTCAACCCGGACCTCATCAGTCGCTACTTCATGGTTCCGGGCGTTCTCGCCCTGCTCCTGGTCGTCATGACCATGATGCTCTCGTCGATGGCCATCGTTCGCGAAACCGAGCTTGGAACCATGGAGCAGCTGCTGGTGACGCCTCTCACTCCGAGCGCTGTCATTACCGGCAAGCTCGTGCCCTACGCGCTGGTCGGCGTGGTCGAGTTTCTCTCCGCCCTGGCGGTGGTGCTCTTCTGGTTCGAGGTGCCTTTGCGGGGATCGTTCTGGACCCTTTGCCTGTTGACGGCGCCGTTCATTGTCTGCTGCCTCGGCCTGGGCCTCCTGGTCTCCACGCTCTCACGCACCCAGCAACAGGCAATGATGATCTCCGCATTCGTCTTCATGATGCCGCAGATCTACCTCTCCGGCTTCGTGTTTCCGATCCAGAACATGCCGCAGGCCTTCCAATGGGCCACATATGCCATCCCGTTGCGGTACTACGTGACGATTCTCCGCGGCGTGTTCCTGAAGGGCGCCGGTCTCGATGTCCTGTGGCCGAGCGGTCTCGCTCTCCTCGTTCTGGCAGTGGTCATCATCACATTTGCTCGCCTCCGTTACCGCGTTCACCTGGATTAG
- a CDS encoding ABC transporter permease: MIRRVLATAVKELLQLRRDWRTALALLAMPMILLLIYGFALSFDVTDVRLGIVDQSRSQASRRVVESFLKSGYFVQRAALDDTRPLDELFTSGAIQAALVIPAEFASRTADHRPSAIQFILDGSDAQMANTVLGYARQIVASQTGAVYGIEVQVPYETRPLVWYNPNLNSTIFLVPGLLAFILMVSSVIATALAVVREKERGTMESLRATPIRAIELLLGKTLPYLLVASVSATGSLFLAWSLFDVPVRGSLVWLAAVTLLFLAGGLGWGTFISTLADNQQLAFQLALLSSMLPTLLLSGFIFPISSMPKVLQFVTLIVPARYYITALRSIVLKGVGPEMWWLQAVALAVYAAVVLLLATVRMVRSL, translated from the coding sequence ATGATACGTCGCGTCCTCGCAACCGCGGTCAAGGAGCTTCTTCAGCTCAGGCGCGACTGGCGCACGGCGCTAGCGCTGCTCGCGATGCCGATGATCCTGCTCCTGATTTACGGCTTCGCCCTCAGCTTCGACGTCACCGATGTCCGGCTCGGCATTGTCGACCAGTCGCGAAGTCAGGCCTCCCGCCGGGTCGTCGAGTCCTTCCTCAAGAGCGGCTATTTCGTTCAGCGTGCGGCCCTCGATGACACGCGCCCACTCGACGAACTCTTCACCTCCGGGGCCATACAAGCCGCGCTGGTCATCCCCGCTGAATTCGCATCGCGGACCGCGGACCACAGACCAAGCGCGATACAGTTCATTCTCGACGGTTCCGACGCTCAAATGGCCAACACCGTTCTCGGCTACGCGCGCCAGATCGTCGCCTCCCAGACCGGAGCAGTCTACGGCATTGAGGTGCAGGTGCCGTATGAGACGAGGCCCCTGGTCTGGTACAACCCCAACCTGAACTCGACCATCTTCCTGGTGCCCGGCCTACTCGCCTTCATCCTCATGGTGTCGTCGGTGATCGCCACCGCCCTTGCTGTTGTTCGCGAGAAGGAGCGCGGAACCATGGAATCGCTGCGTGCCACTCCGATTCGCGCCATCGAGCTCCTCCTCGGCAAGACCCTGCCCTATTTGCTGGTCGCCTCGGTATCGGCCACCGGCTCGCTCTTCCTGGCCTGGTCTCTCTTCGACGTGCCGGTCCGCGGATCACTCGTGTGGTTGGCCGCGGTCACACTTCTCTTCCTCGCTGGCGGACTCGGCTGGGGTACCTTCATCTCGACTCTTGCCGACAATCAACAGCTCGCTTTCCAGCTCGCCTTGCTCTCCTCGATGCTGCCCACCCTTCTCCTGTCTGGCTTCATCTTTCCCATCTCATCCATGCCCAAGGTTCTGCAGTTTGTGACCCTCATCGTCCCAGCCCGTTACTACATCACCGCCCTTCGCTCGATCGTCCTCAAGGGCGTAGGTCCCGAAATGTGGTGGCTGCAGGCCGTCGCCCTCGCCGTCTACGCCGCCGTTGTTCTGCTGCTCGCCACCGTACGCATGGTCCGGAGTCTGTGA
- a CDS encoding ABC transporter ATP-binding protein has protein sequence MTTASAATAQPEIMVSADGLTRHFGDFVAVDHVSLEVAPGEIFGFLGSNGAGKTTVIRMLCGLLAPTEGRGTVAGFDINTQVPEIKMRIGYMSQKFSLYSDLTVDENLRFWGGTYGLWGKQYDEQRLWALDLTGLESRRHAIVADLPGGFRQRLALSCALLHRPPVVFLDEPTGGVDPEARRRFWDLIDDLSAERVTVFVTTHYMDEAERCHRVALMHAGKLLAVDTIAQLKKIFPSGSVLEIACRDAPRALEHLENLPGVIDAALFGNHLHAVVDRPELGRTIADQLDAAGFAPVELSPVSPSLEDVFIRSIREAEIES, from the coding sequence GTGACCACGGCTTCCGCCGCCACGGCCCAACCCGAGATCATGGTCTCGGCAGATGGGCTGACCCGCCACTTCGGGGATTTCGTAGCTGTCGACCACGTCTCCCTCGAGGTCGCTCCAGGAGAAATCTTCGGCTTCCTCGGCTCCAACGGCGCCGGAAAGACCACCGTCATTCGTATGCTTTGCGGTCTGCTGGCACCCACTGAGGGTCGGGGCACGGTGGCCGGATTCGATATCAATACCCAGGTGCCCGAGATCAAGATGCGCATCGGATACATGTCGCAGAAGTTTTCGCTCTACAGCGACCTCACGGTGGACGAGAACCTCCGCTTCTGGGGCGGGACGTACGGGCTCTGGGGCAAGCAGTACGACGAACAACGGCTATGGGCCCTCGACCTCACCGGACTCGAGTCACGACGCCATGCGATCGTCGCCGATCTGCCCGGCGGCTTTCGGCAACGGCTGGCCCTTTCGTGCGCCCTTCTTCATCGCCCACCTGTGGTATTCCTCGACGAGCCGACCGGCGGCGTCGATCCGGAGGCGCGGCGCCGATTCTGGGACCTGATCGACGACCTTTCGGCGGAGCGAGTCACGGTCTTCGTCACCACCCACTACATGGACGAGGCCGAACGCTGTCACCGCGTCGCCCTGATGCACGCCGGGAAGCTGCTCGCGGTCGACACTATCGCACAGCTCAAGAAGATCTTCCCCTCCGGGTCGGTGCTCGAGATCGCGTGCCGCGACGCGCCCCGCGCCCTCGAGCACCTCGAGAATCTTCCGGGCGTGATCGACGCGGCCCTCTTTGGGAATCACCTCCACGCGGTTGTCGACCGGCCAGAATTGGGACGGACAATCGCCGACCAGCTCGACGCCGCGGGCTTTGCCCCAGTTGAGCTGAGCCCCGTGTCGCCATCGCTCGAGGATGTCTTCATCCGTTCGATCCGAGAAGCCGAAATCGAGTCATGA
- a CDS encoding TolC family protein produces MELKTPFLILASVTALAGDAAGVETLTLDAESATRMAIEASRLTSAAEERVEARQSSVKAADAARLPVVSISAVVERQNSVPEFAAPINGPTEPPVVIFPSIENTYSADLSISQPIYTGGAITAGRDGARFDETAATWSQKLTALDLSSQARRLYWAAVAAAAGVDVAEAQITRTQRLLDDARALRAAGMAVNADVFAAEARYSAAEVDLIRTRNEKKQALARLGSLLGIDTTVAFITLKDARTEHVPASPRALADLERAALENRPELRITDARIDGLGVQARAVNSNRKPAVAATGQWLVARPNHRFLPLEDVVNDSWRVGVGASWQIFDGSRTREQVATVHAEQRALQYDRGELERQILLEVATARLQLESALEAVVSADAAADAAVAWEEASSERYSAGLAMLSELLDAQADLSAAEVAQVKTRAGAWMAEAALLRAVGQ; encoded by the coding sequence ATGGAGCTGAAAACCCCTTTCCTCATCCTGGCATCCGTCACCGCACTCGCCGGGGATGCGGCCGGCGTTGAAACACTGACCCTCGACGCCGAATCCGCAACCAGGATGGCCATCGAGGCGTCGAGGCTGACATCCGCCGCTGAAGAGCGAGTCGAGGCCCGACAATCCTCGGTCAAAGCCGCCGACGCAGCCCGCTTGCCGGTCGTCAGTATCAGTGCGGTAGTCGAGCGGCAGAATTCCGTCCCCGAGTTTGCCGCACCCATCAACGGCCCTACCGAGCCACCGGTTGTGATCTTTCCAAGCATCGAGAACACGTACAGCGCCGACCTGTCGATTTCTCAGCCGATCTACACCGGCGGCGCGATTACTGCAGGCCGCGACGGCGCACGGTTCGACGAGACGGCAGCCACGTGGTCGCAGAAGCTGACTGCCCTCGATTTGTCAAGCCAGGCGCGCAGGCTCTACTGGGCCGCGGTCGCGGCGGCGGCCGGTGTCGACGTCGCCGAGGCGCAGATCACGCGCACGCAGCGTCTCCTCGACGACGCCCGTGCCCTGCGCGCAGCAGGTATGGCAGTTAACGCCGATGTGTTTGCTGCCGAGGCACGGTATTCCGCAGCCGAGGTCGATCTCATCCGGACGCGAAACGAAAAAAAGCAGGCCTTGGCGCGTCTCGGGTCTCTGCTCGGAATCGACACGACCGTTGCTTTCATCACTCTCAAAGACGCCAGAACCGAACACGTTCCCGCCTCTCCACGCGCTCTGGCCGACCTCGAGCGCGCGGCCCTCGAGAATCGGCCCGAGCTCAGGATCACCGATGCTCGAATTGACGGTCTCGGCGTCCAGGCCCGGGCGGTGAATTCGAACCGAAAACCGGCGGTGGCCGCAACTGGCCAATGGCTGGTAGCGCGCCCCAACCATCGTTTCCTGCCCCTCGAGGACGTCGTCAACGACTCCTGGCGAGTCGGTGTCGGCGCCAGTTGGCAGATCTTCGATGGAAGTCGGACCAGAGAACAGGTGGCCACCGTCCACGCCGAACAGCGCGCTCTCCAGTATGACCGTGGCGAACTCGAGCGCCAGATCCTCCTCGAGGTTGCGACCGCGCGCCTGCAACTCGAGTCGGCCCTTGAAGCGGTTGTATCGGCCGACGCCGCGGCGGATGCCGCGGTGGCCTGGGAGGAGGCGTCGAGTGAGCGATACTCCGCCGGCCTGGCGATGCTGTCCGAGCTACTCGATGCCCAGGCCGACCTGAGCGCCGCTGAGGTTGCGCAGGTCAAGACCCGTGCTGGCGCCTGGATGGCCGAGGCGGCACTCCTGCGGGCGGTGGGTCAGTGA
- a CDS encoding ABC transporter ATP-binding protein: protein MTSASLLEVRDLVVCYGNHEAVHRVSLEVRSGEVVGLIGPDGAGKTSTLRVLGGLLQADSGSATAFGEDCWRERRSLHTRLGYLAQRFALYGDLTVDENIQFFALMYGVPDWRTRRRKLLELVGLAPFHDRLADRLSGGMKQKLALACTLIHSPRALLLDEPTTGVDPVTRREFWRLLADLVSDGLTLLIATPYLDEAERCTRVLLMHEGTILADARPQEIPDLMPGTVIEITASPRAAAIEALRTLDSVVDVSVFGTTLHAHLVGATDPGGSIREALARRQIDVESTREVPAGLEDTFLYLTRTATASHATEASWS from the coding sequence GTGACCTCAGCCTCTCTGCTCGAGGTGCGAGATCTGGTGGTCTGCTACGGGAACCACGAGGCCGTGCACCGTGTATCCCTCGAGGTGAGGTCGGGCGAAGTCGTGGGCCTCATCGGTCCCGACGGCGCCGGCAAGACCTCCACATTGCGCGTCCTCGGAGGACTGCTGCAAGCAGATTCCGGATCGGCGACCGCATTTGGCGAAGACTGCTGGCGCGAGCGAAGGAGTCTCCACACTCGACTCGGCTATCTCGCGCAGCGATTTGCCCTCTACGGCGACCTCACCGTAGACGAGAACATCCAATTCTTCGCCCTCATGTACGGTGTTCCCGATTGGCGGACACGCCGGCGAAAGTTGCTCGAACTGGTCGGCCTGGCCCCCTTTCATGATCGCCTGGCCGACCGCCTCTCCGGAGGCATGAAGCAGAAGCTGGCCCTCGCCTGCACACTCATCCACTCACCCCGCGCGCTACTCCTCGACGAGCCCACGACGGGCGTTGACCCGGTGACACGACGCGAGTTCTGGCGACTGCTCGCCGATCTCGTGAGCGATGGATTGACCCTCCTGATCGCCACGCCGTACCTCGACGAGGCCGAACGGTGCACGCGAGTGCTGTTGATGCACGAAGGCACGATTCTCGCGGACGCGCGACCGCAGGAGATTCCCGACCTGATGCCCGGCACGGTGATCGAGATCACCGCGAGCCCTCGCGCAGCGGCAATCGAAGCCCTCAGAACCCTGGACTCGGTCGTCGACGTCAGCGTCTTTGGAACGACTCTCCACGCCCACCTCGTCGGAGCAACCGACCCCGGGGGCTCGATTCGCGAGGCGCTCGCCAGAAGGCAGATCGACGTCGAATCGACCCGCGAGGTCCCCGCCGGTCTCGAGGACACCTTTCTCTACCTCACACGGACCGCGACCGCCAGTCACGCAACGGAGGCATCATGGAGCTGA
- a CDS encoding HlyD family efflux transporter periplasmic adaptor subunit, translating to MTRKNSIYLAALAASLLAVGCRDTNNDGAIYASGHIEATEVRLASKIGGRLLEAPLEEGDIVTTGDLVARIETIDAEHQLARARANAEAADAQLRLLLAGTRAEDLRRAEDQLAQSQAELDAARRDLDRLAGLAERGTATEKSRDDAATRLEVAERSVAAARAQLDKLVAGPRRQEIEAARAQRASAEAMVAAVQQQISDATVVAPSDGIITSRIAEPGEVLPPGATIAVLTDIGRPWLTVWIDEPSLSQVTLGQRVTVHIDGTDESFEGAVSFISSVAEFTPKNVQTPDERAKLVFRIKVRLDNPKGIFKPGMPADAYFG from the coding sequence ATGACTCGAAAAAATTCCATCTACCTTGCGGCGCTCGCAGCTTCTTTGCTTGCCGTCGGATGTCGAGACACCAACAACGACGGGGCGATTTACGCCTCCGGCCACATCGAGGCGACCGAGGTTCGCCTGGCGTCAAAAATCGGCGGCCGGCTTCTCGAGGCTCCTCTCGAGGAGGGCGACATCGTGACGACCGGCGACCTGGTTGCCCGCATCGAGACCATCGACGCCGAGCATCAGCTGGCCCGGGCGCGGGCCAACGCCGAGGCGGCTGATGCCCAGCTCCGCCTTCTGCTCGCCGGCACCCGAGCCGAGGATCTCCGCCGGGCCGAGGATCAGCTTGCGCAGTCTCAGGCCGAGCTCGACGCGGCGCGCCGTGATCTCGACCGCCTCGCTGGCCTCGCCGAGCGAGGCACGGCGACCGAAAAGTCACGCGATGATGCCGCCACTCGTCTGGAGGTTGCGGAACGCTCCGTCGCCGCGGCCAGGGCACAGCTCGACAAGCTGGTAGCCGGACCTCGCCGGCAGGAGATCGAGGCCGCCCGCGCTCAGCGCGCGTCTGCGGAAGCGATGGTGGCGGCGGTCCAGCAGCAGATTTCTGATGCAACCGTCGTTGCGCCATCGGACGGCATCATTACATCGCGGATCGCGGAGCCGGGCGAGGTACTCCCCCCAGGAGCCACTATCGCGGTTCTCACAGACATCGGACGGCCATGGCTGACCGTCTGGATCGACGAGCCGAGCCTTTCACAGGTAACGCTCGGCCAGAGAGTGACCGTTCACATCGACGGAACTGACGAGAGCTTTGAAGGCGCCGTTTCGTTCATCTCGTCGGTGGCCGAGTTCACACCCAAGAACGTCCAGACTCCCGATGAGCGCGCCAAGCTGGTCTTCCGGATCAAGGTACGACTGGACAATCCAAAGGGAATCTTCAAGCCCGGGATGCCAGCCGACGCCTACTTCGGTTGA
- a CDS encoding TetR/AcrR family transcriptional regulator, whose product MNERQPQTRQKILDAASSVFADEGFAGARVDVIAHRAGVNKAMLYYHIGNKQALYAAVLSRNFDRIEEELNRTLVMGGSAREQLQALITGMARTLESLPDHPRIMLREFASGGMYLQPEVFERMARLLGTVRDLLTDGVRRGEFRATDTVMTHLVLVGASLFLSAVAPLRKQVSTIDPGIEFPQGADLGEFVADLLLHGIAIERIGEST is encoded by the coding sequence ATGAATGAACGACAACCGCAGACACGTCAAAAGATCCTCGACGCCGCATCCAGCGTCTTCGCCGATGAGGGTTTTGCCGGTGCACGGGTGGACGTGATTGCGCATCGAGCTGGCGTCAACAAGGCCATGCTCTACTACCACATTGGCAACAAGCAGGCTCTTTACGCCGCTGTTCTGAGCCGCAACTTCGATCGAATCGAGGAGGAGCTCAACAGGACTCTGGTTATGGGTGGTTCCGCGCGCGAGCAGCTGCAAGCTCTGATCACAGGCATGGCTCGGACCCTGGAGTCTCTTCCCGACCACCCACGAATCATGTTGCGGGAGTTCGCCTCCGGCGGTATGTACCTTCAGCCCGAGGTTTTCGAGCGGATGGCGAGGCTACTGGGAACGGTGCGAGACCTGTTGACCGACGGGGTTCGCCGCGGAGAATTCCGCGCCACTGACACCGTGATGACACACCTCGTACTGGTCGGCGCATCTCTTTTTCTCAGCGCCGTCGCGCCCCTCCGAAAACAGGTTTCCACAATCGATCCGGGAATCGAATTTCCTCAAGGCGCCGATCTGGGCGAGTTCGTCGCCGATCTCCTCCTCCACGGCATTGCCATCGAGCGAATTGGAGAATCTACATGA
- a CDS encoding malonyl-CoA decarboxylase has translation MKKKVRQVVTLARRFSFGDGTDRSLLERFRERYEELASEQRLELFHWLSGQFEVGLDTLEEPMANLRKATENDCVAWNENVRELRKAIASPRQRLLEALINTTGGMEFVLALRAEVIDAQRLGEKGLEALEEDVAHLLNRWCQHGLLFLEEIDLSAPFETIRFLKEREMVHPMVGLEEMGQRLGEDRLCFALYHVAMPKEPVVFIEVALSRGLMGSIHDVIDDSGSAREQVSSPDTAIFYSINNTQIGLAGLGLGKVLIMRVTEALRERHPSLKTYATLSPIPGFWPRYLRPILQGRDEKFAIKRADALKVFSVKCQDAIIGRHSELGGEPGDFAEILISVLDRSDWIDDPVFPQHLRKPLGELAFTYIEHEEDPRGRPLNPVAGFHLGNGARVSRNNVNFAANTSERGLGESCGLMVNYVYSQKALASFGRAVRSLLPWGR, from the coding sequence ATGAAGAAGAAAGTCCGGCAGGTGGTGACGCTGGCACGGCGCTTTTCTTTCGGCGACGGCACGGATCGGAGTCTGCTCGAGCGTTTCCGCGAGAGATATGAAGAGCTCGCGTCGGAACAACGTCTCGAACTTTTCCACTGGTTATCCGGGCAGTTCGAGGTTGGACTCGACACGCTCGAGGAACCGATGGCCAACCTTCGTAAGGCAACAGAAAACGATTGTGTCGCTTGGAATGAAAATGTGCGTGAGCTCAGAAAGGCGATCGCGTCGCCGAGGCAGCGTCTTTTGGAAGCCTTGATCAATACCACCGGCGGGATGGAGTTCGTGCTCGCGCTCCGCGCGGAGGTCATCGATGCTCAGCGATTGGGCGAAAAGGGGCTGGAGGCTCTCGAAGAAGACGTCGCGCATCTTCTCAACCGCTGGTGCCAGCATGGGCTCCTGTTCCTCGAGGAGATCGATCTCAGTGCGCCCTTCGAGACCATCCGATTTCTCAAGGAACGGGAGATGGTCCATCCCATGGTTGGTTTGGAGGAAATGGGTCAGAGGCTCGGCGAGGACAGATTGTGCTTCGCCCTGTACCACGTCGCGATGCCCAAGGAACCGGTGGTCTTCATCGAGGTTGCCCTGAGCCGCGGACTCATGGGTTCGATTCACGATGTCATAGATGACAGCGGTTCGGCGCGGGAACAAGTCAGTTCGCCCGACACGGCGATTTTTTACTCGATCAACAATACGCAGATCGGGCTTGCCGGCCTCGGCCTCGGCAAAGTGTTGATCATGCGTGTCACAGAGGCTCTCAGGGAGCGCCATCCGTCGCTCAAGACCTACGCCACCCTCAGCCCTATCCCGGGATTCTGGCCTCGTTACCTCCGTCCGATTCTCCAGGGCCGGGATGAGAAATTCGCCATCAAGCGAGCAGACGCCCTCAAGGTGTTTTCGGTCAAGTGCCAGGATGCGATCATCGGTCGACACAGCGAACTCGGAGGTGAGCCGGGGGATTTCGCGGAAATCTTGATTTCGGTGCTCGATCGATCAGACTGGATCGACGATCCGGTCTTTCCTCAGCACCTGCGAAAGCCTTTGGGCGAGCTTGCCTTCACCTATATCGAACACGAGGAAGACCCGCGTGGCAGGCCGCTCAACCCCGTCGCCGGCTTTCACCTCGGAAATGGTGCGCGAGTGTCACGCAACAACGTCAATTTCGCCGCCAACACCTCCGAGCGTGGTCTCGGCGAATCGTGCGGATTGATGGTCAACTATGTTTACTCGCAGAAGGCGCTGGCATCATTCGGTCGCGCCGTTCGATCACTCTTGCCATGGGGGAGATAA
- a CDS encoding TetR/AcrR family transcriptional regulator, with translation MARPRFANLDVDTRYRILETAAMEFASRGYQGVSLNQLLDRLGMSKGSFYYYFDDKADLFSTVADLAWAIFLPIEEFDLEEFNAENFWPSLEALMREMRSRIRANPWLVGFTRLMYNPPDIPGVLDALSEKFAEARQWQAELIERGQAVGTVRDDLPAGLLQALLVGADEAGDRWVVENWERLGEVEVERIFDQVFGIFRRMLESPP, from the coding sequence ATGGCACGGCCCCGATTTGCAAATCTTGACGTCGATACCAGGTATCGCATACTCGAAACGGCGGCGATGGAGTTCGCATCGCGAGGCTACCAGGGTGTTTCGCTCAACCAACTTCTCGATCGCCTCGGGATGAGCAAGGGCTCGTTCTATTACTACTTCGACGACAAGGCAGATCTTTTCAGTACCGTGGCCGATCTTGCCTGGGCCATCTTCCTGCCTATCGAGGAATTCGACCTCGAGGAATTCAATGCCGAGAACTTCTGGCCGAGCCTCGAAGCTCTGATGCGCGAGATGAGATCACGAATCCGTGCAAACCCCTGGCTGGTCGGTTTCACCCGTCTGATGTACAACCCGCCGGACATTCCCGGAGTGTTGGATGCGCTGTCGGAGAAGTTCGCAGAAGCCAGGCAGTGGCAAGCAGAGCTGATCGAACGTGGTCAGGCCGTCGGGACCGTGCGCGACGATCTTCCGGCCGGACTGCTCCAGGCGTTGCTGGTCGGAGCGGATGAGGCCGGAGATCGCTGGGTGGTCGAAAACTGGGAGCGGCTGGGTGAGGTAGAGGTGGAACGGATCTTCGACCAGGTTTTTGGCATTTTTCGACGCATGCTGGAGTCGCCGCCGTAA
- a CDS encoding outer membrane lipoprotein-sorting protein: MIRKAVVCAALSMAGITASIAGAEDAKEIVRAAIDNWRGESSYGEMSMTIHRPSWERTMSMRAWTLGTAKTLVRITAPKKDAGNGTLTVGDNMWSFAPKVNRVIKIPSSLMGQSWMGSDFSNKDVSRADDIVDQYDHTLVGTEESDGHTVHVIEAIPHEEAAVVWGREVLRIRDDDVLLSQEYYDQDGVLVKTLRTLEIGVMDGRTIAVRQRMAKAETEDEWTEFRIDSVKFGVEIADNVFTRSNLRNPRD; this comes from the coding sequence ATGATTCGCAAAGCAGTAGTGTGCGCCGCTCTGTCGATGGCTGGAATCACGGCCTCGATTGCGGGTGCCGAGGATGCGAAGGAGATCGTCCGCGCTGCGATCGACAACTGGCGCGGCGAATCCTCCTACGGTGAAATGTCCATGACGATTCACCGTCCTTCGTGGGAGCGAACGATGTCGATGCGGGCCTGGACTCTGGGAACCGCGAAAACCTTGGTGCGGATTACCGCGCCAAAGAAGGACGCTGGAAACGGCACGCTGACGGTCGGCGACAACATGTGGTCGTTCGCGCCAAAGGTCAATCGGGTGATCAAGATTCCGTCGTCGTTGATGGGCCAGAGCTGGATGGGTTCGGACTTTTCCAACAAAGATGTCTCGCGTGCCGACGACATAGTCGACCAGTACGATCACACCTTGGTCGGCACCGAGGAATCAGATGGACACACCGTTCACGTGATCGAGGCAATCCCCCACGAAGAGGCGGCCGTGGTGTGGGGCAGAGAGGTCCTGCGGATCCGCGACGACGATGTCCTTTTGTCGCAGGAGTACTACGACCAGGATGGCGTTCTGGTGAAAACTCTCCGTACACTCGAAATCGGAGTCATGGATGGGCGCACGATCGCTGTCCGCCAGAGGATGGCGAAGGCGGAAACCGAAGACGAGTGGACCGAGTTCCGCATCGACAGTGTGAAGTTCGGCGTCGAGATCGCCGACAACGTGTTCACCCGCTCCAACCTTCGAAACCCGCGTGATTGA